The following proteins are encoded in a genomic region of Ostrea edulis chromosome 7, xbOstEdul1.1, whole genome shotgun sequence:
- the LOC125655050 gene encoding short-chain collagen C4-like, with product MGLRVVSLKIFSLVFIVSRCSENVDKRILLNDPDLFHSQIQALQQDLLNVKTQLNAQVNTNSAQQAEINSLKRSTNQHTNQGATYTVWGKRSCPAKNGTDMIYSGIVGGGRYTAPGNGGNTLCLPHNPDPTPADFPTHYESDNPSLTGNLYGAEYQYTYRNIAVDDDVPCAVCFATHSSSIIMIPAKTTCPVGWTTEYFGVLTANCEHSSYVQHEYLCVDEDAEYLQEGTRQQDYNGRLFYPVKAKCGSLPCPPYQQAQLISCVVCSK from the exons ATGGGGTTACGTGTTGTGTctctcaaaatattttctttagtaTTTATTGTCAGCAGATGTagtgaaaatgttgacaaaaGAATTCTGTTAAATGACCCTGATTTGTTCCATTCTCAGATACAAGCCCTACAGCAGGATCTTCTGAACGTGAAAACTCAACTGAATGCACAAGTCAACACTAACAGTGCTCAGCAAGCAGAAATTAACTCACTCAAACGCTCAACAAACCAGCATACGAACCAAG GAGCAACGTATACAGTCTGGGGTAAAAGAAGCTGTCCAGCTAAGAACGGCACTGATATGATCTATAGTG GAATTGTCGGTGGAGGCAGATATACCGCACCAGGAAACGGTGGCAATACGCTCTGTCTTCCTCACAATCCAGATCCCACTCCGGCAGATTTTCCTACTCATTACGAATCAGACAACCCAAGTCTCACTGGTAACTTGTATGGGGCCGAGTATCAATACACATACAGGAATATTGCAGTAGACGATGATGTTCCCTGCGCAGTTTGCTTCGCTACGCATTCGTCGTCCATCATCATGATACCTGCAAAAACCACCTGTCCCGTGGGATGGACAACCGAGTATTTTGGAGTCTTGACAGCTAATTGTGAACATAGTAGTTATGTACAGCATGAGTATCTGTGCGTTGACGAAGATGCCGAATACCTCCAGGAAGGAACTCGTCAACAGGACTACAATGGACGACTATTCTACCCTGTTAAAGCAAAGTGTGGATCTCTTCCATGCCCGCCATATCAGCAGGCACAACTCATTTCTTGTGTAGTTTGCTCCAAGTAG